The segment CACCCATCACCTACAAACTACAAAGCCAACTCCCCAATCACCACCGACTCTCCTATCTATAAATGTATGTATGTACTTCACTATATCCTTGACTTGTTCAAAactatctttttttaatattattttcttccttcttttaaATGTAATGGTCGGACCCTCATTGAAGATTAAAATGTGATCAAAGGGAATGGACCTGTGGgtttaatttcatttcaaaaaattatgacaatACTATGTATTAATAAAGAGACAAATTAGACAAGCCTCAATTGTGGTGAGAGTCAATAAAATCAGTAAGTTCCATTTTCAAACTCAATTTataattaacatgtaatttGATCCCTAACATATGAGTAGTATATTAATTTATGTGTGCTAAATTACATTTCAAATGTATGGTGTTCATTCGCCATtcacacatttttttaaagGTCATGTGAGATGTACCAACAGGCAGAAGAAAAGGAGTGAACCATTAAATGATATAACGTGTGGCTCAACCGTAGCTACCatgacttctttttttttttttaatttttcactctgttttttttttccttttttgcctcattttatttttagtggAAATGGGTGCAAATCCAAGTTGCACCACTGAAGAATCAGTTGTgcaaatatattcttaattcTAAATGGTTTTTATAGATGGTAGGAAATATGTATTTGGTAACGTATGATATCACATCAtattaataagtaaaaatttaaggaatcccatagtgtaattcaataatttcattctgtcccgacaaatttagtatatacaaaaaatcccttaaatttgttgaGCCGTGACactttagactctagtgatacatggtaaatgatacatggtaattttaaactgttgagaaaaaaaaggggaaaaaacgGTATAGTTAATGTTGTTAATAAAACAGCTAAATTTACGGTAACATAtcattaatcaacataaaatcagcacttaattggatattaatttcaaattttgaaaaacaaagattatatcatctattttgaaaacaatttttttgaacaatctgttaaatttcgaactacagtaattttattgttgttacagtggatttttcaagatgaatacttcgattttgatgagacattccGGAATTTGGGTGAACAAATTGCAGaatgaaagttacaaaatcgacggaatcgttgttggagattcaatttcgtATCTAATANTAATAATGTACacgattaaaattttatttggattATTTTGTCTAGAActaactatttaaaaaaaagagaaaaaaaaaagaaaatctgtCATCACTCAGGTCCTTGATGATTGACAATTCTATTTGCAATGAACAACACTTAATCATGTAAGGTAGCCACCGGATTAAATACAAATGATGCATTAGCCTACTGTAAACACAGCTCATTATATATAGAGTAAGCCAGGGCCACTACTCTAGGGTGATTCCATAAGAATAGACTAAGCAtacaacaaaaagaacaaaaaatatgacTGGTACAAGCAAGTGATAAAAATCACACAAAAATTTACCAGTATTAGGCAAGGGGCTGTTTGGTTACAAAGAATGGGGTCTTACCCTGCCCCTACAGTCTTTATGACTCGGATGATCCCCAAAGGGCCAATAGGCTGTAGCCAAACTGCAGAGGCGGAGCCAGGATTTTCAGTAAGGGGGTTTAAAATCTATAGAAATAGATAGCCGAcatttactatatatacatataaatttattttaaccatatataaataatataattttcagcCGAAGGGGGATCGGATGAGCCCCTTTTAGCTCCGCCCCTGAGCCAAAGTATAGGCTCTAAGCTTCACCCCTTTGATCCTAGAGAAATCTTTAGGAATAAAATTTGGAGACTTAATTCTATCCGGTATTAGCTAAATTAGtattaaaaatttgttaaaatcatATTGTGTGGTTATAAAATTCAGTTGTTATACATGCCTTTAAAAttgttctaattatttttttgaagtgcCTGTCCAAATAATAACCTTCAATTCAGCTGCCCTTTTTTCATCCTTGTATCACATGCTAACGTAACATATATAGTATAAATCAGTAGCTCTTGAGATTTTGACAACCTTGAAATTATACTACTTGTATagcaaaatgacaaaaaaaacttgaatgcaATAGGTGAAGGTGAAATAAATTTCCGATACTCGTAAATCTAAATGTGAAGTGTTTTTCTCCATGACCATGTGGTCTGCATTCTGCAACAATGCTTGTGCATACCTTACTAGCTATAAAGGTATAGCCACTAAACttttataagtaattaaatCGTTATaagcttttaaattttatttttcaagtctAAAATTGGAAATATTAATCTTATTTGATAAACAAATActtattcaaaaataattaaggtTAAGAAGTATATATAGTGAATGAGATGTTTGCTGCTCgttttaattttcttgaattggTCGCTCATGATATGTTGATTTGTgacctttttttaattatctgaTATTTGGAGTCTATATTAAATTTTCGATTCGATTCGAATTACATACTGCAAATACTATTTAAGGGTGACGTTTGTGAGAAGTTTGCACCACAAATTGGTTGGACTTTTGTATGAATGAGGCGACGGGTGATTGGTGGATCATGTGACTTGTTAATTTTGCAGCAGTATTTGTCTAATCTTTCGGTGCTTGTCTTATCTGTAATCACtcatgttttatacaaaatctttgtaaaCCATATTTTTGTTGTACAATTTGTGGATTGTCTCTCATGTCAccatttcatttattattataatgacTCTAGGTATCTATCTCATAATAACTAGAGTACTACACAAAATTTGCAAGAAAGAGTTGTGTTAAACCATTGCTCAGAATTAGTAACatcatcaaattaaagataTGGGATTTGATAtagatacatattttttttcatctaaTACAAATTGTATAATCAATGAAGTGAAGGTACAATTTCAGACGGCCTCTTAGACATGTCAGGAGGAAGGTCAATCAATCTATAACCTATTTTGTAGCAAAAAAGAGCACAAACATGAAGATGATTTGATATGAACaaggagtttttttttatagtggATTTTAAGTGGTATTTCTTATAAACGAGATATTTGTGTTAGTTTAATTTCTTCCATCGTGCCCAAATAAATATACATTCATCTAACTTCTATATATTATTGGTCCTGCTTGTTTCATTGAAAGACTTTGTGTTAGTGAAAAACCTAACACTTTGAAATGACACGCGTTACTCAGCTATTATCTTATATTATATTGCAGATAAAATATGAATCGcttcttaattaataaatataggaGTATTTCGACGAAAATGATATTTGATTTCTCTAGCTAAAATACCGCATGCACCATAGGATTTGACAACTGAAACTTGAGAGATTTGTTAGAATAATTCATGTAGTTATAAATGCTGAATAAAAATTGATGTATGCATGGTTCAACCTTCAAAGTTGGTATTTGGccatttcacaaataaataaaatcatgtaTTCAACGAATAGTGCTAGTggtcatatcatatcattaaaaaagaaaacttcACATTGAAAATAACAAATCCAACCAAAGACATGTTAATAAGCtagtatttattattaattagtaattCATATACATGATCACAGTAGTACAATGTTCCACGACATTATTGATCCTtcagttcttgtgttaattacgtAATTCAGAATTAACTAATTAAGACACTAAGCATATGAACATTGAATTcaaataatatacatcaaacacTTGTGAATATATATCATTTCTATTACTCAGCTATTTGCCATTGAATTCGAAGCTGAtcgaaataattaattagtgtcTGATTCTTCTCTAGTTCATGCACCATCATATAGTTGGTATTTGAcaattatgatcaagaatagaAAATTTAAGTAACTCgaaatttttacattttatgtCCAAATTAAATGTATTTCATTTCACGTTGTGCAACTTCAAGCCTAGGATTCATCATGAATCCTAACAGCTAAGTTATTTTTGGTAGTTTTTACATTTCCACCAAGTAGTTGATACGATACatctttatttgtttgtagCTAGCTAGTATTTAATTAACTATCCCGTTTCAATATATCAACTAGCgtgaataatttgaattttcattGAACTGGAACTCTTTAGAAGGATAAAGAATTATCAACTAGAATTTTTTTGTACTCACAAACTCAATTTACAATCTGTAATTAAGAACAGAAAGTTATTGTACGTAATAACATATAATTTGTatagttcattacaacattacATGCCCTAATTAAATGTATTCATTCCACCTTAGCTTGTACATACATGACATCGACTTCAATCCTTCTGatataattaaatgatttaCTGAAATTCACCAATGATCGTCGACTATGTTATTTTTTGGTAATCTTTTCATCTCCATCAAGTAGGTTATACCTATTTATATGTCTGTAGATCAACTAGTGTACTTAATTAGCTATTTGGTTCCAAAATTCATAATTACTCGTTAGATGAATTAAGAATGGACTGTCTAATATATAGGAGTTTCTTTTATTCATAGGTTCAAAGTAATTAAAgtctatatttaatttaagaataaaGAGATCTTTCACGTCTTAACATCTATAGTTCCTTACGACTTTTCATGTCCCAATTAAGTGTATTTCATTTATCCTGTACCTACATAAGGCGTTAACAACTTAAAGACTTTTAAGCCAAGCTCATAGAGCTAATTCATCTTGGTGAAATTATAAGTGTGTATTGGCGTGTTGCTTAAGTAATTAATGAGCTGATTTAATTAATCTATCATCAATTTCTTTCACTATGGTTCCTCTCTATCGAACAATATATagtatttgattaattttaatgtcaGTAGTCGATGTTACGAGTACATAATTATTTTCCCGCgccaaaaagaaaatagaaaaaagagggtatattttagaaataaatgcAGATATATAGTAAGAAGTCAAAATAAGAATACTTTCTGGCATGGCATAATGCGTAATAGTAATAATGACAGAAAGTCAACTCTGctgtatttaattaaattgatcaATTTTACACCACTTTTCAAGAAGAGTACCAGAGATCATtagaaaaagtttttttttggttacatTGTTGATTTTACTAGCTAGCTTGGACCATGCATGCAACTGCAACCTAATTAATTATACGTAACAACATTGTCACAATTTTACAACGGGTAAGGCTATGGCTAAAACATTGGGCAGAATTTAGTAAGAGAATTCAAAAGTTTTTtatatcctttttattttaaaataaattgatcttcttttttttctctctttcatttttaagtaaaatgtattaaagttaattgggtaaaaatattaaaaaaataaaacatagcatgaaatatgttattttattattctgatcaaaagaaattatcttttataattattttttatgaaagttCAAAGAAAATGATTGAAACAGGTAGATTTTGATCATGATATCCTAAAACTTAATAGTATACAGATTgatatttatacataaaaataaaggatGAAGAAGATTGAattgaataatataaatgaGGTGTTGTTGGATGTTGGGAATACATAATGCCCAATGGGCAATGCCATGCATGCAGTGATGAACTATTGGCcagggtatatatatatatatatgatgccTAATAAACTGTTTCCTTAGAGACCTAACCTATCAACAACTAATAATGAGCTggtttcttatttcttttgtgggtttaatataattaattaatgggtaTACTCctattatatttagtataattttaACTATTACATAAATTTCTTTTCTCGAAACAATATTTACATTTGTGTTTAGTATATAATTGAGTTGGAAACAAAGAAAGTAGAAGCATTCTATAGCTAATCATAATTAACTTTCCATAACAATAAgttaaagggaaaattgtatataatagcaaactaataacctaaattaaatggaatagctagggtttgatttaattgtgctccatagcaaacattagctaaatTTGCctgcgtctctctcccaaaaatctcgctcgccactctccattctcgctcgcctctctcgctttatacacagaagtgtataattctgtttctgttttgtataaagcgagagaaaattgtatatacacatgcaaaaatgtatatcttcgtgttatatacttaattatacaatttacaaacattttacttcaaatattgcagagaaaaaggccaacgaattatacaattgcgaattatacaattgcagtgaaatacaattttctctagctttatacaagagaagtgtatatattgtgtttctgtttttgtataaagcgagaaaaacatatatcttcttgctatacacttataattatgctatatacatacattttaattcgattcaactttatgcaaaacaaattatacaattgcagcgaaataggccagcgaattatacaatttaggccagcgaattatacaatttaggccagcgaattatacaattgtatatgtatagcaaattatacagttttatgtttgctatggagtgcaattatacaaagtttgctatagcatacaaatatgaattttttgtttgctatacgTGAAAGTTGCCCTAAGTTAAATGGAAATAAAAAACTGCAAGTAGTTGGCTGTTGTGGAGAGCCTCCTTAATGGACTTCCAACTGCCACGTTTTAGTATTacatattcattttttcaaaataaaaataacactacacaaacatttaagatgataaatatcaagttataaacatattttttaataataaactacttatagcatattattatcaggttatagcatatcaagaaaaaacatattattctcattaatttttttaaataataataaacttatttaaataattacatttattattcagttaccttttttaaatcaatgtagttaattaaattaattattttaagttaccttttttaaacaaaactcTTAACTAGtgtaaattcaaataaatattatatagttacctttttttaaaaaattacaaaataatggGGATTTTATCATTCCATAATTAATAACTACCCAtcaatatctaaaataattacagttttattttaaaactgtCACAagttatctaaaaaaaaaatttatattccccAAAATTTTGTTCTTCCCCAAATCCTCACAAAATCATCTCTTTTGCACGcctaacaattaattttttatcaaatcatCTCTTTTGCACGCTCAAAAAACTTTCAATCTTAACAGTCGTCTTCTCCAATTCTACTATTTTGCACTCAAATCTTCCTTTTCTGCACTCAAATCTTCATCTCTTGCACTTAAAAAACTGTACAATGTCGAAGAGAGGCAATGAAACCCCGcgaaaatccaaaaggttgaaTGATGAACAAAGCTCAGACGAATTTCATGCtccatctttcaaaattttatcacaAACACAAACTCAGTCTTCATATGCAAAAGACAAAGCTAGATCAGGgaaatcaaaaatgaaaaaaaNNNNNNNNNNNNNNNNNNNNNNNNNNNNNNNNNNNNNNNNNNNNNNNNNNNNNNNNNNNNNNNNNNNNNNNNNNNNNNNNNNNNNNNNNNNNNNNNNNNNNNNNNNNNNNNNNNNNNNNNNNNNNNNNNNNNNNNNNNNNNNNNNNNNNNNNNNNNNNNNNNNNNNNNNNNNNNNNNNNNNNNNNNNNNNNNNNNNNNNNNNNNNNNNNNNNNNNNNNNNNNNNNNNNNNNNNNNNNNNNNNNNNNNNNNNNNNNNNNNNNNNNNNNNNNNNNNNNNNNNNNNNNNNNNNNNNNNNNNNNNNNNNNNNNNNNNNNNNNNNNNNNNNNNNNNNNNNNNNNNNNNNNNNNNNNNNNNNNNNNNNNNNNNNNNNNNNNNNNNNNNNNNNNNNNNNNNNNNNNNNNNNNNNNNNNNNNNNNNNNNNNNNNNNNNNNNNNNNNNNNNNNNNNNNNNNNNNNNNNNNNNNNNNNNNNNNNNNNNNNNNNNNNNNNNNNNNNNNNNNNNNNNNNNNNNNNNNNNNNNNNNNNNNNNNNNNNNNNNNNNNNNNNNNNNNNNNNNNNNNNNNNNNNNNNNNNNNNNNNNNNNNNNNNNNNNNNNNNNNNNNNNNNNNNNNNNNNNNNNNNNNNNNNNNNNNNNNNNNNNNNNNNNNNNNNNNNNNNNNNNNNNNNNNNNNNNNNNNNNNNNNNNNNNNNNNNNNNNNNNNNNNNNNNNNNNNNNNNNNNNNNNNNNNNNNNNNNNNNNNNNNNNNNNNNNNNNNNNNNNNNNNNNNNNNNNNNNNNNNNNNNNNNNNNNNNNNNNNNNNNNNNNNNNNNNNNNNNNNNNNNNNNNNNNNNNNNNNNNNNNNNNNNNNNNNNNNNNNNNNNNNNNNNNNNNNNNNNNNNNNNNNNNNNNNNNNNNNNNNNNNNNNNNNNNNNNNNNNNNNNNNNNNNNNNNNNNNNNNNNNNNNNNNNNNNNNNNNNNNNNNNNNNNNNNNNNNNNNNNNNNNNNNNNNNNNNNNNNNNNNNNNAACATATATTGTAAGTTTAACAAAATATAGATTTTCATACACAATTAATACAAGTTTCTTATAAATTTCATACACAATTAATACAATTTTCATACTTCACCAGTACACAGAATTATATCTTCttactttttgaatattatcTGAGCAGGTTTTACcattaaatacaaattttatataattttcagaCATTATTCATACATTTGTAATACTCCACCTGTACAAAGAATTATATCTAATTATTATTTGTCTAGTTAATAAATGTAcgtttttctattttcttcacAAATCAACTAACACGCGAATCTTCAATTTAATTACAACTCaaacacatttatatttacTTATCGTTTTTCAAAATGCCATACGTAACTTGATTGTTTATCCAAAAAAAGAACATACAAACTACATTTTAGatctaacaataataaaaaaaaaatcgaacaCTTTTATACATGtacaaaacaataaatataattaaaaccaacaaatcataacaaaaatcaatatgatgaattccACTTTCCACCATGTTTTATTAATATCGACACATTGTTctccatcaaatcaaatcaaattgttTTCAACGCCAAAATTTATTCAACtactaataaaaaatgaaaataaaatcctCAAATCTCAAAAAGATTGTGAAATTTTGGAAAACAAAATGACATGTACGTTCATGCCAATTTGGTAGAGCTTTTCAaagaattaaatcaaaaattaatatcatttaaaCTAATTTGAGAGAATTAAGGCAACTAActaatctaaaaaaatttaaaatccctTAAAACTTGCTAATTTATTAacagtaattaataattatatttaatttatttaataaaagatcccatttttcattattaatttgtccgtttttttaaattttttttattttaacaactctttttaataatttaaaattaacattatatatatttttttaaatgctataacttgagatattaaatgttatacaaTGAAATTCAAACTCTAGTGCTATAACTTGAGAATATTACTATTAAAAATGCTATATACCTAATTTACACAAAAGTAAAAACTGGGCTCTTTGGAAAGACGGGCCTCTACCTGTCCAAATCCAAGATATTAAGCCCaactatttatatttcttttctttaggaTAGCAAAAAcgacaactttcacatatagcaatcaaaaaaattatatttgtatattataacaaagtttacataattgcgctccatagcaaacataaaactgtataattcgctatacatatacaattgtataattcgctggcctaaattgtataatttgctggcctatttaactgcaattgtataattcgctatcctatttcactgcaattgtataatgcacaattgtatattTCGCTgtctatttcgctgcaatatttttataaaatttgctttgcatacaattgaatcgaattaaaatgtatatatattgcataattataagtgtatagcaagaagatatatgtttttctattgctttatacaaaaacagaaacacaatatatgcACTTccgttgtataaagcgagagaaaattgtatttcactgtaATTGTATgattcacaattgtataattcgttggcctttttcgttgcaatatttgtataaaatttgcatttgtctacaattaaattgaagtaaaatgtttgtaaattgtataattaagtgtataacacgaatatatatgtttttgcatgtgtatatacaattttctctcgctttatacaaaacagaaacagattttatacacttctgtgtataaagcgagagaggcgagcagaggaagagtggcgagcgagaattagagagtggcgagcgagatttttgggagagaggcgactggcaaactttggctaacgtttgctatggagcacaattaaatcaaaccgtagctactccatttattttagattattagtttcctattatatatacaattatcccaagcaaaaatcattatattttgaaCAAACAATTCTATTACAACAAAGTTTTATGAggaagaaaaatttaatattcatattctatttgaaatattcttcaaattaattttacatgaagctatatatatataatattcataagCCATCGactaaaaattattatactattctgtgattttctttttacattATTCATATCTACAAACAAGTTATACTTATAATATTTTGAGTAGtaatctctttcttcttttcccCCTATTAATTAGAGTGTGtgttaaatttagaaaaaagtCAATGCACTATATTTATCTCTACttttatattatctcttattcttttatttttttttaaaaaaagaagaaattgtattatatgcaattaatgtgtttatttatgaaaaagaaagtaTAAGCGGagattcagaaaaaaaaaatcgttTCTCTTTCCCTAAATACCAACATCGTAAAGAGGGGCAGTGCAGATTCAGAAAAAATGGGATACGTTTTAAGGGTCAGATTTGCAGCCTTCTTCGCCGGTGCTGCTGTGGCATCGGCCGGCGGTCTCTACCTTCTCCACAAGGATTACCAAACTGCCCATCATGCCTTGTCTCACCAGGTTCCTTTTAAATCTTCCATccttatttgtatttttatatcgTCTTGTGtttgatttcaaaaaaatagtttgaaatTAAAGTGGACTTCTCTATAGATATTCAttgaaataatgttttttttttcctgacTTCAAATTGTGCTATGGGCTGCCCGTACAAAATCAAATTAGGTTGAAATTTTCTACATTACCCGAGTGTTGTTGAACAAAATCCATGGAAATAACTCTTCTGTTTAATTTAGTGAGAGAAATTAGGATATAAGGTAGCTGTTGGAAGAATTGCCAGTCAACATATTATGCTTCTCTAGTGTTTGCAACAATTACGGGTTCTGTACTTAGTTGTAG is part of the Solanum pennellii chromosome 8, SPENNV200 genome and harbors:
- the LOC107028949 gene encoding uncharacterized protein LOC107028949; this translates as MGYVLRVRFAAFFAGAAVASAGGLYLLHKDYQTAHHALSHQMNDVYESLNGRISTLERLKEADAAKHVEATE